A region of the Myxococcus stipitatus DSM 14675 genome:
CGGGCATCCTCACGGAGCTCTCCGCGGAGCCCGAGCGCGTCCACTTCGTCATCGTCGGCGTGGGGGTCAACCTGAACTGCCAGGTGGAGCACTTCCCGGAGGAGCTGCGGGAGACGGCCACGTCGGTGTCGCTGGCCCGAGGCGAGAAGGTGCACCGGGCCCAGTTCGCCGCGGGCCTCTGGACGCGGATGGAGGAGTGGCTGGACCTGTATCTGGAGACGGGCTTCGACGCGGTGCGTGCCCGCTGGAAGGAGCTGTCCTCCACCCTGGGTCAGGACGTCCTGGTCCGCACGGACCGCAGCGAGCTGCGAGGGTACGCGGTGGACATCGACCCGTCGGGGGCGCTGCTGGTGCGCACCGAGGCGGGGCAGGTGGAGCGGGTGCTCGCGGGAGACGTGGAGCAGCTGCGCCCCCGGCAGCCGCAGCGCCCGCTGTAGGCCCGGCAAGTCGGCCCGCGGAGAGGCCCTTCGGAGTAGAGTGCGCGGCGTGATGCTCCTGGCCATCGACGTTGGCAATACCAACACCGTTCTCGGGGTGTTCGAGGGCCGGAAGCTGCTCGACCACTGGCGCGTGGAGACGAGCACGCGGCGCACCTCCGACGAGTACGGCATCCTGGTGCGCCAGCTCTTCTCCCACAGCGGCATCGACGCGGCGAAGGTGCGTGCGGTGGCCGTGTCCAGCGTGGTGCCGCCGCTCCAGTTCAGCCTGGAGAAGATGAGCGAGCGCTACTTCCGCATGCGGCCCATGTTCGTGGGGCCCGGCGTGAAGACGGGCATGCCCATCCTCTACGACAACCCTCGCGAGGTGGGCGCCGACCGCATCGTCAACGCGGTGGCCGCGTTCGAGAAGCACCGCTCGGCGCTCATCGTCGTGGACTTCGGCACCGCGACGACGTTCGACGCCGTGTCCGCGCGAGGCGAGTACCTGGGCGGCTGCATCTGCCCGGGCATCAACATCTCCATGGAGGCCCTGTTCCAGAACGCCTCCAAGCTGCCGCGCGTGGAGTTCGTGCGGCCGCCCCACGTCATCGGGCGCAACACGGTGCACTCGATGCAGTCGGGGCTCTTCTACGGTTACGTCGGGATGGTGGACGGCATCTGCGCGCGCATGCAGACCGACCAGGGCCAGCCCGTGAGAGTGGTGGCCACCGGAGGGCTCGCGCCGCTGGTGGCCAGTGGATCCAAGGCCATCCACGAAGTGGACGAGTTCCTCACGCTCGAGGGCCTGCGCATCATCTACGGAAGGAATCACGCGACATGACGACCGCCGCCCCCGGCAACATCCCGGCGCCGCCTCCCGGCTGCCCCTTCAACGCGGAGTTCCTGCCGCCCAACCTGCGCAAGCACGTGGACCCCGCGGCGCCCGTTCCGCTGCGGATGATGGCCGCCAAGTCGCTGGTGCCCCTCAGCCCGTCGGACATGCTCGGCGCGCTCTTCATGCTGACGTTCGACGCGGACACGGCGGTGCGCGAGACGGCGGCGAAGACGTCCTCGGGGCTCCCGGAGAAGATCCTCGGCTCCGCGCTGCGCGACGAGGAAGTGCAGCCCCAAGTGCTGGGCTACTTCCTGGGCCTGTTGAAGGAGAAGGACGCCTACGCGGAGATGCTCGTCCTCAACGCCAGCACGCCCGACGAGGCCGTCGCGGCGGTGGCTCGGGACTGCGGCGCGAAGCTGGCGGAAATCATCGGGCAGAACCAGCTCCGCCTGCTGCGCCACGAAGACATCCTGCGCAACCTCTGCTCCAACGCGCAGGCGCCGGTGTCGCTCATCGACGGTGTCTGTGACTTCGCGGTGCGCAGCGGGATGCAGCTGACGGACGTGCCGCAGATGAAGGCGGCGCGCGTGCGCCTGTTCGGCCCCGAGGCCGCGGAGGCGCCGCCAGACCCGGGTCCCACGGCCGAGCAGGTCCTCCAGGAGATGGGGGGCGAGGTGTCGGACGAGAACGCCGCGCCGCTCGAGGAGGGCAAGCGCCTGACGCTGGCTCAGCGGCTGATGAAGATGTCCATCTCGGAGAAGATCAAGCTGGCGACGCTGGGCAACAAGGAGGCCCGCGGCGCACTCATCCGGGACACGAACAAGCTGGTGGCCGTGGCCGTCATCCGCAGCCCGCGCATCACCGACGGCGAGGTGCTGTCGTGCGCGGCGAACCGCGCCATCATGGAAGACGTCCTCCGCGTCATCTACAACAACCGCGAGTGGACGAAGAACATGAAGGTGAAGCTGGCCCTGGTGAAGAACCCCAAGGTGCCGCTCACCGTCACGATGAAGTTCCTGAACGTGCTGCGCGACAACGAGCTCAAGGACCTGAGCCGCGACAAGAACGTGCCCGCCGCCGTGCAGCAGTTCGCCAAGAAGATGCTGGAGAAGAAGACCACGCCCAAGCGGACCGACGACAAGTAGGCGCGGGGCAGGGGAGCCTCCGAGGAGGCTCTTCCCACCCCGGCGGGATGACTCGCCGGGGCGGGGTGAAGCTCAGGCGGCGGCTTCGTCGCTGTCCGCCACGGCGGAGGCCGGCTCTTCCAGGAGCTGCTGGGCGATGACGAGCGCCTTCTTCGTCTTCTCGCGCAGCTTCTCCTCGCTCTTGATGCGCGCGTAGAGCTTCGTCACGCGCTCGTCGTTGCGCACGGCGGTGGCCTCCAGCTCGGAGATGCGCTTGCGCAGCTCCTCGGCCTCGTCGGCCGCGCGAGTGGCCTGCTCGGACAGCTCCGCCTGCGTCTGCTCGAGCTGACCGCGCAGCTCCTCGGTCTCGCTCTGCGCGGTCTCCACCTGGGCGCGCAGGGCGTCCGACTCCTCACGCGCGGTCTGCACCTCCATCTCGAGCTGACCGGTGCGGTTGCGCAGCTCCTCCAGCTCGGCGTGGAGGCCGGCCGTCTGCGCATTCACCTGGTCCAGCTCCTCCTGGAGGGTGGAGAGCCGGGCGGTGGCGCCGCGAGCCTCTTCCTTGGAGGTGGCGAGCTGCTGGTCCACGCGCTTGCGCTCGGCCGTCAGCGTGTCCGCGCGGGTCGTGAGCGTCTTGATCTGCGCGTCGCGCCGGGCAATCTCCGACTCGCTCGAGCTGGCCTTCTGCTCCAGCTCCAGGTGCTGGTCCTTCAGCTCGACGATCTCCTGGTCCTTCTGGTTCAGCTCCGACTTGAGGCGCAGGATCTCCTTGTCGCGCTTGTTGACGGCATCGCGCAGGGCGAAGGTGTCCTTGTCGTTCTTCCCCGACGAGGCCCGCGCCGTCTCCAGCTCGGTGGACTTGGACTCGAGCTCGACCTCGAGCTCCCGCACGCGGTCCTCGGCCTGGGCGGAGGTGCCGCGCGAGTCCTCGAGGGTCGCCTGGAGCTCCGCGACCTTCGCGCGCAGGTTGCGCAGCTCGGCCGCGTCGGCGGCGGAGGTGACAGGGGCGGCCGGAGCGGTGGCCACGGGCGCGCTGACGGGGGCCCGCGCGGGCGTCGGCGGAGGTGTGCGCGCCGGAGGCGGCGCGGAGGGCTTCGCCGGCTCGATGACCTTCAGCGCGGGCGGAGGCGCGGCGGGCACGGGAACGAAGCCCACCACCGTCTTCTCGGAGTCATCCAGCGCGTCGAGCGCGTCGTCCGCATCCGAGCCGAGCGCGTCCAGGGTGGAGAAGTCCTCCTCCACGCCCAGGCCTTCCACCACCGCGTCGGGCGGTGCCTCGACGGGCTCTTCGACCAGGGAGACGGGCTCGGAGTCCAGCTCCGGCTCCGGCGAGGCCATGTCGTTGAAGGCCGCGTCCAGGTCCAGCTCTTCCCCGGCGACGGCGGGCTCCTCGCCCGTGTCCACGGAGATCTCCTCGCCGAAGTCCGCGGTCATCGGCTCATCGCCGAGCGCGTCCAGGGTGAGGCTCTCGTCCACCACGTCCTCGGAGACGGGCGGCTCCGGGAAGCCGATCAACGCCCCCACGCGCTCGGTCAACAGCTGCGCGTCCACGGGCATGGCCACGTACTCGTCGGCGTGGGCCTTCAGCTTGCGGTGCTGCGCGAAGCCATCCGGGTTGCCGACGATGACGATGGGGACATTCTTGAGGTCGTCGTCCTTCTTCAGCTTGCCGCAGATGAGGTAGCCGTTCTGCCCCGCGGACAGCTCCACCGCGAGCACGACGAGCTGCGGCCGGTCCCGGCGAATCTGCTCCACGCTGCCCTTGCCGTCCGCGGTGTCTTCAACCGTGAAGCCCCGTCCCTCCAGGACGGGACGCAGGGTGGCGGCGAGGGCGGTGTCGCTCTTTTCGACGATCAGGATTTTCTTGGACATGTAGGAACGGCCCGACCTGGGTGCGGCGCGCGCGGGCGCCACGAGTGACGGTGGCGCGCGAGGAAAGAAGCATCGTCGAGGCTATCGGCCATGTCAGGGACCGTCAAATGTTCGGGCCGTACCGAACTCCCCTGGCGGATGCGCTGCCCGGCACTCGCGGAACGACCTGCTACAGCTTCCGGAAGCAGCGCCGAGCATGTTCGCGCGCTCCAGTCCCAGGGAGTGTCCGGTACGCGTCACGCGTGTCCGCGAGCGCGCCTGGCTGGAGAGCAGCCTGGCGGCACGCCGCGAGCGAAGCGCTCAGGGGTACGAAGCCGGCTCGGCGGAGACCGCGGGGCGGACGCGCTGAGGGCGGGGGAGCGTCTGATACGAGTACTCGCCGTCGGCGGACTCCATCGGCAGCGGGTTGCTGGCCACCGCGGCCCCGCGCTCGCGCTCATCGAGCATGCGGAGGATGTCGCGCTCATCCATGTCGGTGACCATCTCGTAGATGACTTCCTGGTCCCGCCACGTGACGATGTTGAAGCCCTGCGCGGAGTCCACCTCCACCGCGGGGAGTGCCTGGGGCTTGAGGCCCTCTTCATCCGGGACGACGAAGACCCCGAGCCTGCGGCTGGGCTCACCGTCGTTGGGGAGCGTCTCGTAGCTGATGTACGCGACCTCGCGGCCATTGAGGATGGAGATGCGGCCGCCCAGGGGCTTGGCCTTGGGGAGCTGGGGCAGGGCGACGCGAGGGTCCACCTTGCCCTTGAACCACGTCTCCAGTTGCTCCGGCGCGGAGGACGCGATTTCGAAGGGGAGCCCGCGCGAGTGCCGTTTGACGATTTCGTCCCGCGCCATCCGCTGCCGCTGGGACTCGCGGAGCATCAACCAACCGCTGCCCACCGTCATCACCACCAGGGCAACGGCACCCGCGCGCAGCCAGACACCGTACTGCGCGCGGCGGTGCTCCTTGTGGAGCCCCTGGGCGATGCCCGCGCGCAAGGCCGCTGGCGCGCGCATCTGCTGCACCGAGTGTCGAGCCGCCCGGCGCAGGGCTGAGCGCATGTTCCGCTCGTCCTCCACGCGGCGCCGGCAAGGCGTGCACGCGGCGAGGTGGGATTCGAGGTCGACCCGCTCCTCCGGCTGAAATTCGCCGTCGAGGTACGGATACAGAAGCCGTTCGAGTTCCTGGCAGGTCATGGGCGCGCGGTAGGAACCTGTTTCTAGCCCGTCTTCTTCCTTTGACGATACTCTTCCAGGTTCGAAGGCGCATCCGCCGACTCACCCTCGTGCCGGAAGACGCCCTGGCCCACCGCGTACTCGCGCAGCGTCTTCTGCAGGAGCTTGCGGCCGCGGAACAGCCGGCTCATCACCGTGCCGACGGGGCACTCGAGGATCTCGGCGATCTCCTTGTAGGAGAACTCCTGGAGGTCCGCGAGGATGACCACCAGCCGGAAGTCGATGGGCAACGAGTCGATGGCGCGCAGCACGTCGTCCGACAGGAGCCGGTCGAAGAAGTACTGCTCCGGGTTGGCCGCGAAGTCCGTCGCGTCCCGGCTCACGAAGCGCTCGTGTACCGCCTCGCGCTCCACGCCCTCCACCACCGTGCGCTCCTTCACCTTCCGCCGGTAGCGGTTGATGAAGGTGTTGGTGAGGATCTTGAAGAGCCAGGCCTTGATGTTGGTGCCCCGCTCGAACTTGTCGAAGAAGCGGTAGGCCCTCATGCAGGTGTCCTGCACCAGGTCCTCGGCGTCCCGCTCGTTCTTCGTCAGCCGCAAGGCCGCCGAATACAGCGGGTCGAGGTGGGCCAGCGCCAGCTCTTCGAATTCCTGCTTCGTCCGGTTGGGTTGTCTGAAATCCAACATGTCCCGCCTTCCAAAGGCCCGAAACAAAAGGGGAATGAGTTGTCGCTTGCCCATCAATGTATGCATGGGAACAGACCCAGCAACAACCACTTCCCTGTCATACCCGCCCGTACGCTTGCTTCGGGTACGCCCTACACCGGGCCGGGTTGATTATTCCCGGCCCCTTTCAATAACGAAGGGGAGGCCGGATGTCCGTCATCCGAGCCTCCCCTCCAGGTAGGGCCTGGGCTGTCAGCCCGGTGGGCGGCCTACTTGCGGCTCATGGCCTCGGAGATGGGCACGTAGGGGTAGCCCATGTCCTTGGCGACGGCCTCGTAGGTGACGTGGCCGTTGTAGGTGTTCATCGCACGCGCCAGCGCCGGGTCCGACTTCACGGCCTCCACCAGGCCCATGTCGGCGATCTTCCGCGAATAGGGACGGGTGGTGTTGGTGAGGGCGTAGGTGGACGTCTGGGGGACGGCGCCCGGCATGTTGGCCACGCAGTAGTGGACCACGCCGTGGACGACGAACGTCGGGTTGTCGTGGGTGGTGGGCTTGCAGGTCTCGATGCAGCCACCCTGGTCCACGGCCACGTCGACGACGACGGAGCCGGGGGACATCTCCGCGATGAGCGCCTCGGAGACGAGCTTGGGCGCCTTGCCGCCGGGGATGAGCACCGCGCCGACGACCAGGTCCGCCTCGCGCACCGACTTCGAGATGTTCTCGGAGTCGGAGGCCAGCACGGTGACGCGGCCGAGGAACACGTCGTCCAGGTAGGTGAGGCGCTCCAGGTTGACGTCGAGGATGGTGACCTCGGCGCCCATGCCCACCGCCACCTTGGCGGCGCAGAGGCCGACGACACCACCGCCGATGATGACCACGCGGCCGCGGCGCACGCCGGGCACGCCGCCCAGCAGGATGCCCTTGCCACCGTGGGCCTTCTCCAGGCTCGCGGCGCCCACCTGGATGGCCATCTTGCCGGCCACCTCGCTCATGGGCTTGAGCAGGGGGAGGCTGCCGTCATCCAGCTGCAGCGTCTCGTACGCGACGGCCGCCGCCTTCTTCTTCACCAGCGTCTTCGTCAACTCGGGGTCGACGCCGGCCAGGTGGAAGTACGTGTAGATGATCTGGTTGGGCTGGATGCGCTCGTACTCGGGCGCAATGGGCTCCTTCACCTTGACGATCATCTCCGCGCGCTTCCAGACCTCGTCCGCGCTGGCGACAATCTGTGCACCGACACGCTGGTATTCAGAGTCGGGGATGCCGGAGCCGACACCAGCGTTCGTCTCGACCAGCACCGTGTGGCCAGCGCTCGTGAGCGCGCGCACGCCCGCGGGCACCATGCCGACGCGGTACTCACGGGTTTTGATCTCCTTGGGAACTCCGACGATCACGACTGCCTCCAGAGAGGGGACTCAAAAAAGCGCGCGGACCCTAACGAGGGGCCCCGAGGGAATCAAGGCATCCGCCATAGCGCGACACATGTCTCCGGTGAGCCTGGGTTACCCCTGAGGGTTGACGCGCGGCGTTCAACGCAATGCGTCTCATGGCGCTTCGACGTCGAAAGAAACAAGGGGCTGGTGGTAGTTAGCGTCCGCATGACGTCCTCGCTGAAGCTGCTGTTCGCCGACCCCAAGGGGCGGGTGATGGAGCATCCCTACCTGCTGGCCACGCTGCGCAGCGGGGAGGAGCTCGTTCCGCCGCAGGACAAGCCCATCCCGCTGCCGTCCGCGGGGAAGCTGGTCCACCTGCCGGGCAGGCTCCCGGTCGGCATCCACCCCAAGACGGGGGAGATGGAGCTGGTGCGGGAGATGAACGTGGGCGGCAAGTCGTTCATCCCCAACGCCGTCGGGGCGCTGCTGCCGCCGGGCTACACGCGGACCTTCCTGCCGGGCGAGGTGAAGGGCGACGGGCCGGTGCTGCCGCAGTGGGCGTACACGGCGGCGGCGTGGGGCAAGGACGGGCCCGTGGCGTGGGCCATCCACACGGACCGCCGCTCGCATTGGGATCCGGAGCGCTACTCCACGCCGGACATGAAGGCGCTGGTGACCGAGCACATGGCGCGCTTCCCGGACAACCGGGTGCTCAAGCAGCTGAAGACGTGCGCGCTGCTGTACCGCTGCTTCACGTCGCAGAACACCTTCTACGTCCGCGACGAGGCGGCCATCCCCGCGTCGGTGATGTGCAACGCGCGCTGCGTGGGCTGCATCTCCGACCAGCCCGCGGATGGGCCTCCGGCGTCACATGAGCGCATGGATGACGGGCCCACCGGCGAGGAGATGGGCGCCATCGGCCTGTTCCACCTGGAGAACGCGCCGGGCCGCACCATGGTGAGCTTCGGCCAGGGCTGCGAGGGCGAGCCGCTCACGCGCTGGAAGCAGATCGCGGAGGCCATCCGCTTCATGCGCGAGCGCACGCAGAAGGGCTCCATCAACATCAACACCAACGCGAGCCTCACGCGCGGGCTGGAGGCGCTGCTCGACGCGGGCCTGGACGCGGTGCGGGTGTCGCTCAACGCCGCATCGAAGGGGCTCTACGAGGCGTACTACAAGCCGGTGAAGTACGGCTGGGAGGACGTCGAGGCGTCCATCGCGCTCGCGCGGGAGCGGGGCGCGTACCTGGCGCTCAACCTGCTCCTGTTCCCGGGCGTCACGGACCGCGAGGGCGAGGTGAAGGCGCTGGAGCGGCTGGTGAAGAAGTACAAGGTGGACCAGGTGCAGACGCGCTCGCTGGCCATCGACCCGCTCCAGTACCTGGAGGCGGCGCGGGACGTGGGCGCGGGGGGCGAGGCCGTGGGCGTGCGCACGCTGCTCAACCGCCTCAAGGCCGCGCGGCCCGGACTCATCATCGGCAACTTCGCGCGGGGCCTGGAGGAGCGGGAGAACGCGGCCGGGGTCCGGTAGGGCAGGGGGGCGGGGCTCAGCCCCCCTCGTGCGGCCCGAAGGGGACGAGGACTACTCGTTCCCCGTGGGCAGCAGCTCCTTGGCCACCAGGTTGCCCATCACGGCGTCCTTGGGGATGTAGCCGTCGGCGCCCGCCTCGCGGCAGATGCGCTGGAGCTCCTCGACATTCTCTCCCGAGCACAAGAGCACCTTGATGCCCTTGAAGAGGCTGTTGCTCTTGATGAAGCGGCAGAACTGCTCGCCGTTCACGTTGGGCATCCGCACGTCCAGCAGCACCAGGTCCGGACGCGTCTGCTTCTTGAGGATGATCTTCGTGGCCTTGTCGGCGGTGTCCGCGACGTGGACCTCGAAGCCCTTGGCCACCAGGTCCGCTTCGATGATCCTCGCGGTCATCTCGCTGTCGTCCACGATGAGGATGCGCGGCTTGCGTCCCCCCGTCGTCGGCGCCGGCTTGAGCCCCCCCGAGGCGGCGGGAGCAGCGGGGGCCGGTGCGGGCGCGGCGGCGGCCGGAGGAGGCGGGACCGCGGCGGGGACACCCAGGGCCGGGGCCCCGATGAGGCCCATCACCCCGCCGAGCACGGCCTCCAGGCCTCCGCTCTTGAGGATGTAGCCATCCGCGCCGGACGCCTTCGTCTTGCCGGCCAGCTCCGCCTCCGGGATGTCGGAGTAGAGGACCAGCTTCGCGGTGACCTTCTTCTGGCGCCGCAGGTATTCGACGACATCGTCGCCGAACATCTCCGGCATGTTCACGTCCATGAGGATGAGCGCGAACGGACCCTCGGAGAGCTTCTGGTCGAGGCTCGCCAGGTCCTGAGCCCCGCTCGCCTGGTAACCGGCGGCGGTGAGGGCCCGAACCGTGAGCTCCACCAGCATCGGGCTGTCGTCAATGACCAGTACGCGCGACATCGTCCTCCTCAAGGATACAGGGTGCAACCCTACACCTTTGGTGCAGCGCGGACCATCGAAACGGCGAGCGGCCGGCCTGTATGCGGCCTCCACTTGACCGGTTTTCGTCCCCTCCGGATACTCCGTCGCCTTGACCACGACCTCGACTCCCCTCCAGCGAGCACTCCGGATGGCTCCGGACCGCGCCGTGGCCGCGCAGGCCCGGCCGGAGCAGGAGTTCTTCTGCTTCCGGGTGGGAGACCTGCGGCTCGGGGTGCCCAGCGAGAACGTCCTCGAGGTGTTCCGCGCGGGACTGCTCACCCCCCTGCCGAGGACTCCCTCCTTCATCATGGGCGTCACCGGCCACCGAGGTGAGGTGCTCCCGGTCGTCGACCTCCTGCGCTTCCTCTCCAAGGGAGAAGCGCGCATCGGCCCCCGCACACGCCTGTTCGTCGGCGTCACCGGCAGCATCGTCGCCGGGGTCGTGGCGGACACGGTGCTGGGGCTGCGGCGCATCCCCGTCGCGGACATCCTCCCGCCGCCCTTGGGGGGAGATGCCGCCGCGGAACACCTGCTCGGCGTGGTCCAGGGCGCCACCCCCCTGGACAGCATCAACCTGCTGAACTTCTCCAAGCTGCTGCAGACGGCGCGGCAGCGGGCGGTGGCTCGATGAACGACGAGTCGCTGGGCCTCGAGGAGAAGTCGGGGGACGTGGACATCCTCTTCTTCGAGATTGGTGGCGGCCTGTTCGGCGCGGACGCGTCGCAGGTGCTGAGGATCGACCGTTCGTTGCCGGAGGACATCACCCTGCCGGAGCTGGGGCGGCTGCACCGAGGCAACCGCGCGCTCGTCTTCGATACGCCCGAGGGCGAAGGGCACCTCAAGGTGGACGCCGTCAATGGCGTGCGCTCCATCCCCGTCACGCAGCTTCGCCGGATGCCGCCCACCGCGGGCGCGGCCCCGTATGCCGTCGGGGTGTGTCTGGAAGAAGCCCGCACCGTTTTGCTGATTGACCTGGTGGAGACCGCCAGGACCCAAGAAACTCAAGGAAGGCACTGACCGCAATGTCCCTGGACACCCCGAACGAGAAGCCCGCGTCCAAGGCCCGTTCCGCCCGGAAGGCCCCGGCCTCCAAGGCGGCGGCTGCCGCCGCGCCCGCGGCCCCCCTCAAGGCCTTCACCGACACGCTGCTGACGGTGCTGGCCGGCAACCTCCAGGCCCGCGTCCCCAAGGAGCTGGTCGGCGCCGGGGGCGAGGAGATGGCCCACCTGCTCAACCAGGTGCTGGACAACTTCGCCAGCTCCGAGCACCGCAAGCACGTGGCGGCGCAGGAGATCGACCAGGCCCTGGACGCGCTCATCAGCCTGGTGCGCGAGGGCGACCTGTCGCGCTGGAACACCACCACCGAGGACCCCCAGCTGGGGCCCTTGCTGGAGGGCTTCGGCAAGGTCATCGAGACGCTGCGCACCTTCGTGCGGGAGATCAACGAGGCGGCGCTGCGGCTGTCCTCGTCCGCCAACCAGGTGCTGGCGGCGTCCACCCAGCACGAGACGTCCTCCACCGAGCAGGCCGCCGCCATCCACGAGACGACGGCGACCATGGAGGAGCTGAAGCACGCCTCCGCGCAGATCGCCGAGAACGCGGGCAGCGTGGCGCGCGTGGCCGAGGAGACGCTCGGCGCGGCGCGCGCGGGCCGGGGCGCCATCGGTGAGTTCATCCAGGCCATGCAGCAGATCCGCAGCGACGGCGTCGCGGTGGCGGACTCCATCGCCAAGCTGTCCAAGCGCGTGGAGCGCATCGGCACGGTGGTGGAGGTCATCGACGAGATCGCCGACCGCTCCGACCTGCTCGCGCTGAACGCGGCGCTGGAAGGCAGCCGCGCGGGCGAGGCGGGCAAGGGCTTCTCCATCGTCGCGGCGGAGATGCGCCGCCTGGCGGAGAACGTCCTGGACTCCACCAAGGAGATCAAGAACCTCATCACCGAGATTCGCGAGGCCACGGCCGCCGCCGCGGGCGCCGCCGAGGCGTCCAAGTCCGCCACCGAGTCCGGTGAGAAGCTGGGCGCCGTCGCCGCACAGGCCGTCGAGGGCATCCTCGCCGGCGTGCAGGAGACGAGCGACGCGGCTCGCGTCATCAACCTCGCCACGCAGCAGCAGCGCACGGCCACCGAGCAGGTCGTGGCGTCCATGGCGGAGATCGAGGACGTGACGCGCCAGACGACGCAGGCGTCGAAGCAGGCGACGGGAGCGGCCGCGGAGCTCACGCAGCTGGCCGCTCGACTCGCGGAGCTCATCAAGCGCTTCAAGGCCGACTAGCTCTTCCGGGAAGGGGAGGGTGCGCAGCACTCACCGCCCATGGACACCGAGGCACTCAAGAAATCCCTCCTGAAGAAGTTCCAGGAGGTCACGGCCGACCGCCTCCAGAAGATCCAACTGGGCGTGTTGGACCTGGAGAAGGAAACCGCGGAGCAAGCCGCGGACGACGTCGCGCGCGAGCTGCACACGATGAAGGGCGAGGCCCGCATGTTGGGCCTGGCCGCCATCGGGCAGCTGGCGCACGCCGCCGAGGACGTCCTGCGCGCCGAGCGCGAGGGACGCACCGCCACGGAGATCGCCACGGACGTCATGCTCCGTGCCTGCGACGTGCTCTCCGACCTCATCGAGGACCTGTCGGGCGCCAACCTGGGCACGTCCGCCAGCGAGGAGATGGTGCGCGCGATGGAGGGCGTCTCGGGCCAGTCCGCGCCCCCGCTCCCCGGCGCGCGCCCCGCGCCGACGCCGCCTCCCCTGCCGGTGGCCGCGCCGCCTCCCGTGGTGGCGGCCCCCGTCGCGCCGGTGGCTCACGCGCCAGCGCCCGTGGCGGCCCCTCCCGTGGCGCCGCCCGCCGCCCACGCTCCCGCGCATGCGTCGGGCAAGGGGGAGGAAGAGGCCCCCAGCGCGGCGAAGTCGGCCATCGCGGACCGCACCATCCGGGTGAACGTGGAGGTGCTGGACTCGCTGGGGCTGCTCGCGGGTGACCTGCTCGTGGAGAGCGCCCGGGGACGGCTGCGCAGCTCGGAGACGGAGGCGCTGTTCGAGCGCTTCAGCCGGCTGGGCGACCGCTTCATGCGGCTGGCGGAGCACCTGGAGCTTCCGACCGACGTCCGGACGCTGTTGGACCGCGTGGAGAGCGACCTCCACATGCTGCGCGACGACGCGTTCCGCTTCGTGCGCCGCAACGACGACGGCATCAACACGCTGCACGGCAACCTGTCGAAGATGG
Encoded here:
- a CDS encoding frizzy aggregation protein FrzB; the encoded protein is MNDESLGLEEKSGDVDILFFEIGGGLFGADASQVLRIDRSLPEDITLPELGRLHRGNRALVFDTPEGEGHLKVDAVNGVRSIPVTQLRRMPPTAGAAPYAVGVCLEEARTVLLIDLVETARTQETQGRH
- a CDS encoding methyl-accepting chemotaxis protein; amino-acid sequence: MSLDTPNEKPASKARSARKAPASKAAAAAAPAAPLKAFTDTLLTVLAGNLQARVPKELVGAGGEEMAHLLNQVLDNFASSEHRKHVAAQEIDQALDALISLVREGDLSRWNTTTEDPQLGPLLEGFGKVIETLRTFVREINEAALRLSSSANQVLAASTQHETSSTEQAAAIHETTATMEELKHASAQIAENAGSVARVAEETLGAARAGRGAIGEFIQAMQQIRSDGVAVADSIAKLSKRVERIGTVVEVIDEIADRSDLLALNAALEGSRAGEAGKGFSIVAAEMRRLAENVLDSTKEIKNLITEIREATAAAAGAAEASKSATESGEKLGAVAAQAVEGILAGVQETSDAARVINLATQQQRTATEQVVASMAEIEDVTRQTTQASKQATGAAAELTQLAARLAELIKRFKAD
- a CDS encoding chemotaxis protein CheW, translating into MAPDRAVAAQARPEQEFFCFRVGDLRLGVPSENVLEVFRAGLLTPLPRTPSFIMGVTGHRGEVLPVVDLLRFLSKGEARIGPRTRLFVGVTGSIVAGVVADTVLGLRRIPVADILPPPLGGDAAAEHLLGVVQGATPLDSINLLNFSKLLQTARQRAVAR